TACTGCTAAGATGTTAGCacgtagaaaaaaaatgaatcgcaATGTACTGACAAGAATGTCGGGTAAGATCATTTGAAATAAGgaactggctacggttacatggaaatgtagcaataataaaaatattattgttacatgaattTGTGCGTCTAAATcactttgttttataatttttaataataaaataataaaagctgaagacatttattttatttttggagcATGTTTAAGTCTGACACATTTTTTATGAAACCATCCCAAGGAGTCATCACACACCAGTGATGCCACATTGTGAATGTATCAGATACTGTACAATTCCATTCTGCGATATTCCGCTTTTAGAAGATAAGGCAACCTATAATGTTTGCCATGGTTGCCATTGTCTATTACACTACTACCATTAACTAGTCTAACAAGCATCActacaaattaaattattaatacaCATAGTGGGTAATACACAATTTCCAAGGTTGATCCGTTGTagataaatttctatcaaactACAACTTGGAAAAACATTTTGGTCAAATTGTATTGTGAAGGACAAAGCCCCTATTAAATGAGCACTGTCAATGAAAATATACTGTCATTGACTGTcataatattatcaaattgttttacagAAATTGATGAAGGTCCCCTCACTATTCTAAAGAAAGCTGTGGAAAAACAACACAGAATTAAAGTTTGGACCAGAAGTGCTGTCACATGGAGGGGCTACTGCAAAGCTTATCTTATAgcttttgataaacattttaacctgGTAAGTCAAACTGTTCTGAAGCAGGGTGAAACTTTTGTATAAGACACCTCATAgcttttgataaacattttagtTGTGCTGAAATCAGATAAAAATAAACGgttttgtttttagaattttataaaTAGGAATACaagtgtaattttaaaatgccAATTGCTACCAATTCAgcctttgaaaaataaagatactgttttaaaatatttttttcaactttgaattCAGGGGGAAAGGGGGGAGGGCATCCTTCATTTAAAGAACAAACTTGATACCCTTTTTCTTTATGTATTTTGACTAATATTCTGCACTCTTTATGTATTATTCATTCTTTTGAAAACACCATTCAGACCCCTTCCAAATGATATTTAATCTATTTTATCaactgacaaaattaaaaaattaaaccagtTTACATATCATGTATTTGCAGGCATTGATGGATGTTGATGAAACATATCGTATTCCCAAAGTGATCAGAAAACCTCTTCTGGAGACGGTAAGTATTCCTTTAATCTCCTCCtacattcatgacattacaAAACTCAGCCTTAAGTATTTCTAGTCATCTATTCACATGAATGAGAGAACCTCTTCTGAAGACAGACCTAAAGTATTCCATTAATCTCCTCTTATATTACAAAACTCAGCCTTAAGTATTTCTAGTCATCTATTCACATGAATGAGAGAACCTCTTCTGAAGACAGACCTAAAGTATTTCATTAATCTCCTCTTACATTACAAAACTCAGTTTAGATTATTCCTAGTCTTAAGAAAACCTGTAGGAGATGATGAAAATTCcttacaattaaaaaacaaaagaattttaTATTGAAGTCACCtcttcattgttgaaggccgtacagtgaccgaTAGTTGTTACTTTCTGTgacatttggtctcttgtggagatttgtcttattggcaatcacacaacatcttctttttttagatCTCAAGGTTGcactttgtcatgtttgttaatacatataaaaaagaagatgtggtatgattgccaatgagacaactatccactaaagaccaaaatgtcacaaacattaacaactataggtcaccgtacggccttcaacaatgagcaaagcccataccgcatagtcagctaaaaaaggccccgataaaacaatgtaaaacaattcaaacgagaaaactaacggccttatctatgtaaaaaaatgaacgaaaaacaaatatataacacataaacaaacgacagtTGTTTCACAAAGCACGCCTCTTTTGGAGCCATAATATTcagacattttgttttgtttacctaCTGGTTTTCAGGTATAATTTCTATGTTGCATCTTATAAAAGATCCTTGATGAATATTGTTGTTGGTGTGTTTTTGTCTTGTGAAACATGTCCACCTCATTAAATGACTGCAGCAATCCCTTAAGTGTTCATAACAGCTTCATTAGTTTATTATTGATTTCAGATTAAAGCCAAAATTTTTACCATCATGGTAGTAGGATGCTATCTGAAATTATTGTGAAAGATTATGTAATTtggatatatatacatttaagtaCTGTATAGCAGGTGTGTTTATAGTATGAGTGTAAAATTTTGCgatttttattgaataaggtatacaaaatattttggtgGTTATTATTTTCGTGAATATTATTTGGAGATTTTTTTCTACCTGcaaaaataagcgaaaatttataACCACGAAAATAAATCTAGTCTACAGTatgttatttaaaatcaaatgtaaattgAGTCAAATCAGTAAATATGCATTTGATATCTTATGCCCCttcaacaataataatattaaaaccaGAAAGACATCTTATACATGCAGGTCACCCTACAatctttaaatttgtaattattttcagaaatcaaaAGAAACAGAAAGGGATATTGCTATGCAAGGACTATCCAAGACAAGTAGTGATGAAAAGTTGACACAGGTACAATCTGAAAAAACATCAATACAACAATCAGAGAAGGAAGGAGGTGGTGAGGCATTAACAGGTGAGATCGAAGAAGGTCTTCAAGCATTAACACATGAACAATCAGAGATGGCAGAAGGTTATAAAGCATTAACAAAGGAACAATGTCACATGACATTGAGTGAGAGATTAACAGACTGTACAGACAGTGAAGATACAGATAGTGGTGTGGTGAGAATGACGGAAAATCTGTCTATCAATCAAACGTCAGCTATAACCCATTCAGACAAATATAGAGAGATTGCGTCAGAAGACATTCACCAAGAGCAGACTTCTAGAACTAGTGAAATTTCTTCAATAGAACCAACTAATACTCAACAAATCTCAGAAAGTAGCTCTAAAGTGAAAACTACCTCGAGTGCTTCTAAATATGCCATGTGTTCACAAGAGAAAGATTATACAACAGAAATTGAGTACATAACCAAACATAGACATATTAATCAGCTGTTCGTCAGGGGAGATAATGTTGTGTCTGTTGCATTGTTAGATTAAAGTATCAGTCAGGGGAGATAATGTTGTGTCTGTTGCATTGTTAGATTAAAGTATCAGTCGGGGGAGATAATGTTGTGTCTGTTGCATTGTTAGATTAAAGTATCAGTCAGGGGAGATAATGTTGTGTCTGTTGCATTGTTAGATTAAAGTATCAGTCGGGGGAGATAATGTTGTGTCTGTTGCATTGTTAGATTAAAGTATCAGTCGGGGGAGATAATGTTGTGTCTGTTGCATTGTTAGATTAAAGTATCAGTCGGGGGAGATAATGTTGTGTCTGTTGCATTGTTAGATTAAAGTATCAGTCGGGGGAGATAATGTTGTGTCTGTTGCATTGTTAGATTAAAGTATCA
The genomic region above belongs to Mytilus trossulus isolate FHL-02 chromosome 7, PNRI_Mtr1.1.1.hap1, whole genome shotgun sequence and contains:
- the LOC134726032 gene encoding U7 snRNA-associated Sm-like protein LSm11; this encodes MSAPMENIAGELKVEISENIPEELDLTSPNLNPLKALYSENVYLPHKNPTTFNNLAEYENVVIKGNVTSNRGRGRGKKVPKATRTTTIKPPAVTEGVNTQESDENTAKMLARRKKMNRNVLTRMSEIDEGPLTILKKAVEKQHRIKVWTRSAVTWRGYCKAYLIAFDKHFNLALMDVDETYRIPKVIRKPLLETKSKETERDIAMQGLSKTSSDEKLTQVQSEKTSIQQSEKEGGGEALTGEIEEGLQALTHEQSEMAEGYKALTKEQCHMTLSERLTDCTDSEDTDSGVVRMTENLSINQTSAITHSDKYREIASEDIHQEQTSRTSEISSIEPTNTQQISESSSKVKTTSSASKYAMCSQEKDYTTEIEYITKHRHINQLFVRGDNVVSVALLD